The Bdellovibrio bacteriovorus genome includes a region encoding these proteins:
- the rlmN gene encoding 23S rRNA (adenine(2503)-C(2))-methyltransferase RlmN: protein MELNDGANTTQASAPVNYSDDNVAKPLENKPVNFYSLTLEGLKSYLKGKGKEQFRAQQIFKWVYEQRVTDPEQMTNLSKEFRASLPQILSFDLPPVLTHLKSVDGTQKLLFDMGGGNSVEAVVIPSEDRLTLCISSEVGCNIGCKFCFTGKQKLKRRLRTEEIVGQFMQVHDRLGEGQRITNIVFMGMGEPLDNPEAVFQTIDVLHSPWGINLSRKKITVSTSGIVPEMWRVSEAKVRLAVSLNGPTDEIRTQVMPINKKWNTTELLNACKEHYRITKDKITFEYVLLKGVTDQIEHARQLVKLVKDVPCKINIIPFNEHPGSGYERPSDEAVEAFHSELMRLGAHVLLRRSMGRDIFAACGQLTSQVPNKPVSMDISNSKLAGLPKYKREMLENATASQQEQ, encoded by the coding sequence ATGGAATTGAATGACGGTGCTAACACCACTCAAGCTAGCGCGCCCGTAAACTATTCTGACGATAATGTCGCAAAACCCCTCGAAAACAAGCCGGTGAATTTTTACTCTCTGACACTAGAGGGTCTAAAGTCTTATCTTAAAGGCAAAGGGAAAGAGCAATTCCGTGCTCAACAGATCTTTAAATGGGTTTACGAACAACGTGTGACAGACCCGGAACAAATGACGAATCTGTCAAAAGAGTTCCGTGCCTCTTTACCCCAAATTCTTTCTTTCGATCTTCCTCCAGTTCTGACTCACTTAAAGTCTGTCGACGGAACACAAAAACTTCTCTTTGATATGGGTGGCGGTAACAGCGTTGAAGCCGTCGTCATTCCATCTGAAGACCGCCTGACTTTGTGTATTTCTTCAGAAGTGGGTTGCAACATTGGATGTAAGTTCTGCTTCACTGGAAAACAAAAATTAAAGCGTCGTTTGCGCACAGAAGAGATCGTTGGCCAATTCATGCAAGTGCATGACCGTTTAGGCGAAGGTCAGCGCATCACGAACATCGTGTTCATGGGTATGGGCGAACCTTTGGATAATCCTGAAGCGGTTTTCCAAACTATCGATGTGTTACATTCTCCATGGGGCATCAACTTGTCTCGTAAGAAAATCACGGTTTCTACATCCGGTATTGTTCCAGAGATGTGGAGAGTTTCAGAAGCAAAAGTTCGTTTGGCGGTGAGCTTAAATGGTCCTACGGATGAGATTCGTACCCAAGTCATGCCGATCAATAAAAAGTGGAACACAACAGAACTTTTGAATGCTTGTAAAGAGCACTATCGTATCACGAAAGATAAAATCACTTTCGAGTATGTGTTGTTAAAAGGTGTAACGGATCAAATCGAACACGCACGTCAGTTGGTGAAACTGGTGAAAGACGTTCCGTGCAAGATCAATATCATTCCGTTCAACGAACATCCAGGTTCAGGATATGAGCGTCCTTCAGATGAAGCTGTCGAGGCTTTCCACTCTGAATTGATGCGTCTTGGGGCTCACGTTCTTCTTCGCCGCTCTATGGGTCGCGATATTTTCGCGGCTTGCGGCCAGTTAACAAGCCAAGTTCCAAATAAGCCTGTTTCTATGGACATTTCGAATTCAAAATTAGCAGGTCTACCAAAATACAAACGCGAGATGCTAGAAAACGCAACGGCATCACAACAGGAGCAATAG